In Rhodanobacter denitrificans, the sequence TGCCGGCTGCGTCGGCGCTTTCCGCCGACCTGCTCGATGCGGCGGCCCGCGCGGGCTGAGCCGTTCACGCCGGCGTGCTACGAACGCGCCGGTACGGGCTGCTAGCATGCGCGCATGAGCAACGTCGACCAGCCGAACGCGTCCGCCGCGCCCGAGGGCGCCCGTCCCGATCCCGCCGCCACCGGCGCGCTGCCGGTCGATCCACCCATGCGCGCCTCCCGTGCGGCTCCGGCGCGACCCGCGCCGCGTCGCGGCGGCGGCAGCGTGGCGCTGGCGGTGCTGCTGGCGCTGCTCGCGGTGGCAGCCGCCGGCTACGTCGGCTGGCGCCAGTGGCAGCAGGCGCAGGGCGGCGCCGCCGAGCAGCGGAACGTCGCCAGCCTGCAGCAGCGCGTGGCCACGCTGGAAACCACGCTGACCGCGCTGGATGACCAGCGCGGCAGCCTGAACCAGCGGCTGGACGACGCGGCCCAGGTCAACCGTTCGCTGCGCGAGGAGCTGCTCGGCCAGGCCGAGCGCACGCGTCATCTCGAGGACGCGTTGGCCAAGCTCGCCGAGAAGAGCCTGAGCGGCCGCGACGGCATGCTGCTGGACGAGGCCGAATCGCTGCTGCGCATGGCCGGCGAACGCTACACGCTGTTCCATGACGCGCAGGGTGCCGCCGCGGCGTATACGCTGGCCGACCAGACCCTGGCCGCGGTCAACGACGGCGCGTTCAGCGGCCTGCGCCAGAGCGTCAACGCCGAGCGCGAGGCGCTGGTGAAGAGCCAGCCGGCCAGCCAGGCCGGTGCGCTGCAGCAGCTGGTGGCGCTGCGCGGGGCACTCGCCACGCTGCCGCTGAAGCCGCTCGACAGCGGCGCGACCGAGGCCACCGACGCCTGGTCGCGCATCCGCCGCGCGCTCGCCGGCGTGGTCAGCGTGCAGCGCGACGACGGCGCGCCGCTGGCGGTCGCCGATGCGCGCTTCGCGCGCGAACTGGCCGCGCTCGATCTGGCGCAGGCGCAGGCCGCGTTGCTGGCTTATGACGCCAAGGGCTATGCGGCCGCGTTGCAGCGCGTCGATGCCGCGCTGGCCAGCCAGTTCGACGGCCACGCGCCAGCGGTGCAGCAGGCACGTGAGGCCTTGCGGCAGCTCGCCAGCCAGTTGCCGGCGAACGCGCCGGTGCAACTGGGCGCCGCGCTGGGCGAACTGCGCAACCTGCGCGCGGTGCACGCGCTCAGTCCCGCCCCGGGCGGCTCCGCGCCGAGCGGCGGAGCCCGGCCATGAGGCTGTGGTACGCCATCGGCCTGCTGGTCGTCGCCGCCGCGCTGGCCGCGTTCGGCTGGCACTGGGTGGCCGAGGATCCGGGCTACGTGCTGCTGCGCCTGCGCGGCTGGCGGGTGGAAACCACGGTGGTGGCGGCGCTCGTTATCCTGCTGCTGGCATGGGCGCTGCTCACCGTGTTGTGGCGGCTGGCACGTTGGCCGTTTGGCGCGTTCTCGCGGCGGCACCGGCGGCTGAGCCAGCGGCGTCTGGGCGCCGGCCTGATCGCCCTGATGGAAGGCCGCCATGGCGACGCCGAGCGCGACCTCAACCGCGCCGCGCGGCTGGACAGCCTGCGCGGCCCGGCCCTGCTGGCCGCGGCCGAGGCCGCCGCGCGCCGCGGCGAGCATGGCCGCGCGCTGGAAGCCTTGAACCAGGCCGCGCAATCCGCACCGCAGGCGGCCCGCGTGCTGCGCGCCCGCGTGCTGCGCCGCGAGGGTCGGCCGGCCGAGGCGCTGGCGCTGCTCGCGCCTGAATCGGACAAGGGCACGCTGACCCCGGGCGGCTGGCGCGAGTTGGTGCAGGCGGCGCTGGCGAGCGGCGATGTCCGGCGCGCGCGCGAGGGCCTGGCGCCCCTGCAGAAGAGCGGCGCGCTGGGCAACCGCGCCTATGCCGCGCTGGAAGTGCAGGTGCTGGTTGCCACCCTCAACGCCGCTGCGGATGGCGCCGGCCTCAACACCTTGTGGTCGCAACTGCCGAAGACGCAGCGCCGCGTGCCCGCGGTGATCGACGCCTACGCCCGTCGCGCCGCCGCGTTCGGCCTGACCCTGCCGGCGATGGACGAAGTGGAATCCGCGCTGCGCCGCGAATGGTCGCCGCTCTTGATCGAAACCTACGGCACCCTGGCCGGCGACGACGTCGAGGCGCGCCTGCGCCGTGCCGAAGGCTGGCTCGACGCGCACCCGAACGACGCGAACCTGCTGCTCACGCTCGGCCGCATGTGCGTGCGGTTGAAGCTGTGGGGCAAGGCGCGGCAGTACCTGCAGCGCTCGCTCGCCCTGGCGCCGAGTGCCGGTGCGTGGGAAACACTCGGCGACGCCTCGGCCGGGCAAGGCGATGCCGAACAGTCGCAGCGCTGCTATCGCAACGCGTTTGCCATGATGCGCGGTGAAACCGTGCGCCCACCGTCAGGCCAGGCCAGTGGCGTGATCGACACCACTGCCATCGCGTTGGAGGAGCGCGACGAGCATGGGGTGCCGCGGATGCGTGAGTAAGCGAGATGCTTGGTTTCGCGTGATTCCCATGAGGGATGCCGACCCTTGCTCGGCTGTCGGGAGCTCGAACCGTCGCGGGTCGCAGGAAGCACTGCCGCCGTAAGGACCGCGAACTTCCATCCGCCATGCCGGTCCCATGCCCGACCTCCACCGGAGCAGCGCATGGAACACGTACGGATCGGACGCCTGGGCACGGTCTTCCTGGCCGGCCTGTTGATCGCTACTTCCGCCATGGCCGAGTCGTCCGCGCCGCCGACCACGCCAGACAACTACGCCAGGCCGGGCCAGCGTGTCGCCATCGGCCAGAAACGCCATCTCGACCTGCGCTGCAGCGGCAGCGGGCCGGTGACGGTATTGCTGGAGTCCGGCTCGCATGCCGACTCGCAGAGCTGGTTCCGCGTACAGCCGCTGCTGGCGGCGCACGCGCGCGTGTGTTCCTACGACCGCGCGGGCTACGGTTTCAGCGACGCTGGCCCGCTGCCGCGCGGTCTCGACGCCGACGTGGCCGACCTGCACGCGCTGATCCGCGCGGTAGGCCTGCAGGCGCCGCTGGTGCTGGTGGGGCATTCGCTGGGCAGCAACATCGTGCGCCGCTACGCCAGCGAGTATGCCGGCGAGGTCGCCGGCATGGTGCTGGTCGATCCGCCCGCGCAGGACCTGGGCCGTTTCATGCCGGCGCAGTGGCTGAAGGATGATGCGACGCTGAACCGGCAGCGCGATGCGTTCATCGCCAGCTGCGAGCAGGGCGCCGAGCGGGGCGCCCTGGCCAAACCGGTACCGGCGCTGGCGCCGTGCATCGGCGCGCCGGCGCCATGGGAAAGCCCCGCCGTGGCGGCGGCCAATCACGCGCACAAGCTGCAGCCGGCGTTCTGGCACACCCTGCGTTCGGAGCTGGCGCAGAACGTGTCGGTGTTCGCGCCGCCGGTGCCGGCGAGCGAATCGCACGGCGACATCCCGCTGGTGGTGCTGCAGGCCGCGGGCACCTATGCCGACGCGCCGGCGGGCATGCGCAAGTCGCTGGAGGCAGCGCGCGATGCGACCCAGCAGCGCATCGTGGCGAGTTCGACCCGCGGCGAACTGCGCAAGGTGGCCGATACCTCGCACGACATCGAGCTGGACCGGCCGCAAGCCGTGGCGGATGCGGTCACGCGGGTGCAGCAGCTCGCGGCGAAGCGCGGCTGACGGCTACAGCGGCGTGAGGTTCGCGTAGGCGGCCACCAGCCACTTGCTGCCGGCGCCTTCGAAGTTCACCTGCAGCCGCGTGTGCGCGCCGCTGCCTTCGGCGCTGATCACCACGCCTTCGCCGAAGCTGGGGTGGCTGACGCGCTGGCCGAGTTTCACCGGCAGCGCTTCCTCCAGCGACGGCGCGACCTCGTGCGGCCGGCCGGTGTACAGCGGGCGGGTGACGTGGACGCGCGGGCGCACCTCGTCGATCAGCTCGGCGGGCATTTCGCCGAGGAAGCGCGATGGCCGCGCCAGCATCTCGGTGCCGTGCATGCGGCGCGATTCGGCGTGGGTGACGATGAGTTTCTCGCGGGCGCGGGTGATGCCGACGTAGGCGAGCCGGCGTTCCTCTTCCAGCCGGCCTTCGTCGTCGACCGAGCGCTGGCTGGGGAACAGGCCTTCCTCCATGCCGACCAGGAACACCACCGGAAATTCCAGCCCCTTGGCCGAGTGCAGCGTCATCA encodes:
- a CDS encoding uroporphyrinogen-III C-methyltransferase — encoded protein: MSNVDQPNASAAPEGARPDPAATGALPVDPPMRASRAAPARPAPRRGGGSVALAVLLALLAVAAAGYVGWRQWQQAQGGAAEQRNVASLQQRVATLETTLTALDDQRGSLNQRLDDAAQVNRSLREELLGQAERTRHLEDALAKLAEKSLSGRDGMLLDEAESLLRMAGERYTLFHDAQGAAAAYTLADQTLAAVNDGAFSGLRQSVNAEREALVKSQPASQAGALQQLVALRGALATLPLKPLDSGATEATDAWSRIRRALAGVVSVQRDDGAPLAVADARFARELAALDLAQAQAALLAYDAKGYAAALQRVDAALASQFDGHAPAVQQAREALRQLASQLPANAPVQLGAALGELRNLRAVHALSPAPGGSAPSGGARP
- a CDS encoding heme biosynthesis HemY N-terminal domain-containing protein, which codes for MRLWYAIGLLVVAAALAAFGWHWVAEDPGYVLLRLRGWRVETTVVAALVILLLAWALLTVLWRLARWPFGAFSRRHRRLSQRRLGAGLIALMEGRHGDAERDLNRAARLDSLRGPALLAAAEAAARRGEHGRALEALNQAAQSAPQAARVLRARVLRREGRPAEALALLAPESDKGTLTPGGWRELVQAALASGDVRRAREGLAPLQKSGALGNRAYAALEVQVLVATLNAAADGAGLNTLWSQLPKTQRRVPAVIDAYARRAAAFGLTLPAMDEVESALRREWSPLLIETYGTLAGDDVEARLRRAEGWLDAHPNDANLLLTLGRMCVRLKLWGKARQYLQRSLALAPSAGAWETLGDASAGQGDAEQSQRCYRNAFAMMRGETVRPPSGQASGVIDTTAIALEERDEHGVPRMRE
- a CDS encoding alpha/beta fold hydrolase, coding for MEHVRIGRLGTVFLAGLLIATSAMAESSAPPTTPDNYARPGQRVAIGQKRHLDLRCSGSGPVTVLLESGSHADSQSWFRVQPLLAAHARVCSYDRAGYGFSDAGPLPRGLDADVADLHALIRAVGLQAPLVLVGHSLGSNIVRRYASEYAGEVAGMVLVDPPAQDLGRFMPAQWLKDDATLNRQRDAFIASCEQGAERGALAKPVPALAPCIGAPAPWESPAVAAANHAHKLQPAFWHTLRSELAQNVSVFAPPVPASESHGDIPLVVLQAAGTYADAPAGMRKSLEAARDATQQRIVASSTRGELRKVADTSHDIELDRPQAVADAVTRVQQLAAKRG